The sequence below is a genomic window from Micromonospora aurantiaca ATCC 27029.
GCTTCAAGTGGTGGGCGCCGTCGACCTTGGTGCCGGCGACCAGGGCCGCGCCGGAGGCGGCGAGCGCGTCGCGGGCGTGCAGGTTTGCCTCGTCGACCAGATCGGGGGCGAGACCGGACGGCCGGTACCGGAAGACCACTGTGCTCAGCTGCGACGGCGCGGCCACCTCGAAGCGCGGGTCGGCGTCCAGCCGCCGCCACGCCTGCGCCGCGAGGTCGACGACCTGGTCGAACAGCGTGCCGATCGCGTCCGGTCCCATGATCCGCAGGGTCAGCCAGAGCTTGCACGCGTCGAACCGGCGGGTGGTCTGGATGCTCTTGTCGACCTGGTTCGGGAGCCCCTGCTCGACCGCGCGGACCGGGTTGAGGTAGTCGGCGTGCCAGGTGGCGTGACGCAGCACCCGGCCGTCGCGGACCAGCAGCGCGCTGGAGCTGACCGGCTGGAAGAACGACTTGTGGTAGTCCACTGTCACCGACGCGGCCCGTTCGATGCCGTCGAGCAGGTGCCGGCGGGTGGGTGAGACCAGCAGGCCGCAGCCGTACGCGGCGTCGACATGCAGCCAGACCCCCGCGGCGGCGCAGATGTCGGCGATCTCCGGCAGCGGGTCGACGGTGCCGAAGTCGGTGGTGCCGGCGGTGGCGACGACGGCCATCACCACCTGACCGTCGCGGTGGCAGCTGTCGATCGTGCGGGCCAGCTCGTCGGTGCGCATCCGGCGGGTGGCGTCGGTGGGCACGGTGAGCACCGCGTCGGCGGCCAGGCCGAGCAGCTTGGCGGCCTTTTGCACGCTGAAGTGCCCGGCCGCGGAGGTGAGGATGCGTAGCCTGGACAGCACCTCCGGCCGGTCCGGCCGGCCGGTCGCGCCGCCGCCCACCACAGTGCGGTACGCCTCCTCGCGCGCCAGCAGCATCGCCTGGAGGTTCGACTGGGTGCCGCCGCTGGTGAAGACCCCGTCGGCGGTGGCGCCGAGCCCGATGCGCCCGGCGGTCCACTCGATCAGGCGCCGCTCCATCAGCGTCGCACCGGCGCTCTGGTCCCAGGTGTCCAGTGAGGAGTTGACGGCGCTGAGCACCGCCTCGCCGAGCAGCGCCGGGATGACCACCGGGCAGTTCAGGTGGGCCAGGTAGCGCGGGTGGTGGAAGTAGACCGCGTCACGCAGCCACACGTCGTGCAGCTCGTCCAGGGCGGCGTCGGTGTCGCCGAGCGGCCGGTCCAGGTCGATGGCACCGATGAGCGGCGCCAGCTCGTCGGGCGTGACGCCGGTGAACGGCCGGTCCGCCTCGCCCACCCGGCGGGCGACCCGGTCGACGCCGCGCGCCAGCACGTCCCGGTACCGACCGAGCGAGCCGGCGTTGAACAGGTGGCCGCGTGCCGTGGCGGCGGCGCTGCCGGTGTCGGCGGGCGCGGCGCCGGTCGGGCTCCCGATCGAACTCATGCGACTTCCCAGCGGTCGTACGGACAGGACGCGCGGCGATCAGCCGCGGCGATCAGGTTAGGTTAGGCTGGCCTAACTGGCAAGCACGACTCGGGGTGCTTTGTCCCGCATGTACCGCCGGTTGGCGCCCCGCCCGCGTCGCGGTAAGGTCGCCCTCGGTTAGGGGAGGTTATCCTAAGTTGACTGTCGAACGGAACCGTCGCCCGGCGCGCCGAGGCGGCGCGAGACGATGACACACGTCGATCGCGATCAGTGGGGCGTGCCCCAGTTGTGGGCCGGCGACGTCGACGCGCTGGCGCGTCTGCAGGGGCGTGTCGCCGCTGTCGATCGGGCCTGGCAGATCAGTGCCGAACGTTGGCGCGCCGAGGGTCGCCTGGCCGCCCACGTCGGCCCGGCCGAGCTGGCGTGGGACCGGTTCGCCCGCCGCGTACGGCTGGACGACACCGCCCGGCGCTGCTACGAGCGGCTGGACCCTGACACCCGGCGGTGGGTCGAGGCGTACGTCGACGGGGTCAACTCCGGACTCGCCGAGGGCGCCGCCGCCGCGCCGGAGTTCGCCGCCACCGGCACCGCGCCCGAACCGTGGCACCCCTGGTCGCCGCTCGGCGTGTTCCTCGTCCAGCACGTGCTGTTCTCCACGTTCCCGAACAAGCTCTGGCACGCGCACGTGGCCCGGACGCTCGGCCCCGAGGCGGCCGGACTGTTCGCGGTCGAGGGACCGGCCTCGTCCGGCAGCAACGCCTGGGCGGTGCCCGCCGACCCGGCCACCGGGCGCGGCCCGCTGATCGCCGGTGACCCGCACCGGCTGCTCGAACTCCCCGGCGTCTACCAGCAGGTCCGGCTGGCCTGCCCGGAGTTCGACGTGGTCGGTCTGGCCTTCCCCGGCGTGCCGGGCGTGCCGCACTTCGGCCACACCGGCCACGTGGCCTGGGCCGTCACCAACGCGATGGCCGACTACCAGGACCTCTACCGCGAACGGCTGCGCCGCGACGGTGACCGCGTGCTGGTGCGCGACGCCGACGGCTGGACGCCCGCCGCGCGCCACGTCGAGGAGATCGAGGTTCGCGGCGGCGCTCCGGAGACGGTCGAGGTGATCGAGACGCCCCGCGGGCCGGTGATCGACCACGACCGGGTCACCGGCGAGGCGATCGCCCTGCGCACCCCGAGCCGGGTCGAGGCCCGGCTCGGCTTCGAGGCGTTGCTGCCGCTGCTGCGTGCCCGGCGTACGGGCGACGTCGCCGAAGCGCTGCGCCACTGGGTCGAGCCGGTCAACAGCGTGCTCGCCGCCGACACCGGGGGAGGCGTCCGCCGCCTGGTCGCGGGCCTGGTCCCGGTACGCGACGAACGCTGCCGCCGGGAACCCGTGCCGGCCTGGGAGCCGGCCTACCGGTGGCGGGGCGACTACCTGCCGCTGGTCGACGAGCCGGTGGACGGCGTGGCGGTGTGCGCCAACGACCGGCGCGACGACGTCGCAGCGCACGGTGCCGACTTCGCCCCGCCGCACCGGGCCCGCCGGATCCGGGCGCTGCTCGCCGACGGCGCCGAGCCGTCCACAGTGCACACCGACGACCGGCTCCCGGCCGGACCGCTGTACCGGCTGCTCGACCGGCTCGACCCGGACCGGCTCGACGAACCCGCCCGCGCGCTGCTGCTGCGGCTGCGCGGATGGGACCGGGCGATGGCGGCCGGCTCGGCCGGGGCCGGCGCGTACGCGGCCTGGCGGGCGGCGCTGGCCCGGCGGTTGCGCGTACACCCGAGGTTGCGTGGCCTCGACGAGCCGTGCGGGTTCGACGAGCTGTTCGCCCCCTGGACCGACCCGGCCGCCCGGATCGGCCTCGCGCTGGACCACCTGGCCGCCGCGTTCGACCTCGCGGAACCGGCCGCCGAGGCGCTGGCCGAGGTGGCCGCCGGCCCGGCGCCCGGTGAGTGGGGCAGCCGGCACCTGCTGCACCCGGTGCACCTCGGCGTCGCCCCGGCGATCACCGACGCGGTGACAGCGATGCGGCGGCGGGTGGCACTCGGCGGCGACACCGACTGCGTGCTGGCCACCTCCAGCGTGCCGGGGATCTCCGACGCCTGCTGGCGCGGCCCGGTGGCCCGCTACGTGTGGGACCTGACCGACCGGGCGGCCAGCCGCTGGATCGTCCCCTTCGGTGCGTCCGGGCGCCCGGACGATCCGCACTTCGCCGACCAACTGACCCACTGGGCCGCCGGGACGCTGATCCCGGTGCCCGACGGCCCACTGACGGGAGACGAGACGACGTGATCCACCTGGAACGGATCCCCGGCCTCGGCGAGCTGGCGCTGGAGCCGGTACGCCCCGACCGGCACGCGGACCTGCTGCACGGCTGGGTGATCCGGCCCCGCAACCGGTTCTGGGGCATGGGCTCGCACACCGTCGACGAGGTACGCGAGATCTACGCGTTCGTCGACGGGCTCGACACCCACCACGCGTACCTGATCCGGCTCGACGGCGAGCCGATCGGGCTGTTCCAGACCTACCAGCCGGAGGCGGACCCGGTCGGCGAGCGCTACCCCGTGCAGCCCGGCGACGTGGGGACGCACCTGCTGCTCGACGCGCCCCGGCCGTACCCGGGTTCGCTGACCGGCGCGGTCTTCCCGGCCCTGATCCGGTTCCTGCTGCGCGACCCGGCCGCGCGCCGCGTGGTGGTCGAGCCGGACGTGCGCAACGACGCGATGCTGCGCCGCCTGCGCATCGAGGGCTTCACGCTCGGCGACGAGATCGACATGCCGGACAAGCGGGCGAGGCTGGCGTTCCTCACCCGGGACCGGTTCGAGGCGGACCACCCTCCGGCGTGACACCCGTCCGCGTCACGGTCCGGTGGCGCGCAGCCGCCCGGCCAGGTCCCGCACCGTCTCGGCGTACGCCGGGTCGTCCTCGGACGGGAGGTGACCCTGGATCGGCGGCGGGACGCTGTCCCAGGCCGGCGCCACCAGGCTCTCCGGATCCCGGAGACGGCGATCCACCGCCGCCTCCGGGCCGCTGACGCGGGCCGGCTCGTCCGCGCGGTGCGGGGAGAAGATCCATCCGCCCAGCGCGTCGGTGTCCCGCCACAGGTTGCGCCACCGCCACCCCACCCGGCCGCCGATCCCGCGCAGCATCTCGTCGCCCACGTAGGCGGGGAACAACCGGGCGTAGAGCCGGCGCAGCGGCGAGCTGTAGGTGAGCAGGGCGACCCGTGCGCTGATCTCCGCCGGCAGTTGCAGGACTGTCGCGGCGACGAGCACCGATCCGTGGCTGTAGCCGGAGAGCAGCACCCCGCTGCCGCTGTGCACCAGGTACGTGATCCGCCGGGCCAGCTCCGGCACGGCCCGCTCGGCGTAGCAGGGCGGGGCGAACGGGTGCGCTGCCCGGGGCCAGAACGTGGCCAGGTCGAAGAGCACGCCGACGTGGTGCCGGAACCCGGGGCTGCGGTAGGCGAAGACCCCGGCGACGACCAGGGCCAGCACCGCCGCCGAGATCGCCACCCCGCCCACCTCGATGCCGAACATGACCAGCTCGGCCGGGACGTGCGTGCGGCGTTCCAGCGTCTCGCCCGGCTCGGGACGGACCAGCGCCATCGCGGTGGTCGCCGCGCCCGCCCCGGCCATGACGGCGAACAGCACCGCCAACGGCACCATCAGGTCGGTGAACCGAGCCCGGACGATCATCGTCCGGACCTGCCGCAGCCGGGGCGCCGCCTCGGTCGGCGGCGCCGGGAAGTCCCGCTCGACGATCGCCTGGGCGGCCCGCGTCCGGCCGCGCCGGGACACCAGCGCCACCACTGCGGCGGCCGCCAGCGTGACCAGCAACGCCCGGAAGAAGCCGTAGATCGCCCAGGTGTACGCGCGGGCCGGACCCGGTATGTCGTCCGCCGGGGACACGCCCCGGTCCAGCAGGTCGGCGGTGCGCTGGACCAGCTCGGCGGAGTACGCGACCGCGAGCCCGCCCGCCGCCGCCGCGACCACGAGCGCGCCGAGCCCGTTCGGCGGCCGGTGGCCGCGTACCCGCAGGCGGTGCCAGAGCAGCACGGCCCCCAGGGCGCCCAGCAGGACCGCGTGCGTCATCAGCAGCCAGGTCAGGATCGAGCCGTAGCCGGGCAGGCCCCCGCCGGTACGCCAGCGGGCCGGGGCGAACAGCAGGTACCCGGCCACCACGACGGTGAGC
It includes:
- a CDS encoding pyridoxal phosphate-dependent decarboxylase family protein, with the protein product MSSIGSPTGAAPADTGSAAATARGHLFNAGSLGRYRDVLARGVDRVARRVGEADRPFTGVTPDELAPLIGAIDLDRPLGDTDAALDELHDVWLRDAVYFHHPRYLAHLNCPVVIPALLGEAVLSAVNSSLDTWDQSAGATLMERRLIEWTAGRIGLGATADGVFTSGGTQSNLQAMLLAREEAYRTVVGGGATGRPDRPEVLSRLRILTSAAGHFSVQKAAKLLGLAADAVLTVPTDATRRMRTDELARTIDSCHRDGQVVMAVVATAGTTDFGTVDPLPEIADICAAAGVWLHVDAAYGCGLLVSPTRRHLLDGIERAASVTVDYHKSFFQPVSSSALLVRDGRVLRHATWHADYLNPVRAVEQGLPNQVDKSIQTTRRFDACKLWLTLRIMGPDAIGTLFDQVVDLAAQAWRRLDADPRFEVAAPSQLSTVVFRYRPSGLAPDLVDEANLHARDALAASGAALVAGTKVDGAHHLKLTLLNPETTVDDVAHVLDLIADHAAWYARTAAAAELSCPV
- a CDS encoding penicillin acylase family protein; translation: MTHVDRDQWGVPQLWAGDVDALARLQGRVAAVDRAWQISAERWRAEGRLAAHVGPAELAWDRFARRVRLDDTARRCYERLDPDTRRWVEAYVDGVNSGLAEGAAAAPEFAATGTAPEPWHPWSPLGVFLVQHVLFSTFPNKLWHAHVARTLGPEAAGLFAVEGPASSGSNAWAVPADPATGRGPLIAGDPHRLLELPGVYQQVRLACPEFDVVGLAFPGVPGVPHFGHTGHVAWAVTNAMADYQDLYRERLRRDGDRVLVRDADGWTPAARHVEEIEVRGGAPETVEVIETPRGPVIDHDRVTGEAIALRTPSRVEARLGFEALLPLLRARRTGDVAEALRHWVEPVNSVLAADTGGGVRRLVAGLVPVRDERCRREPVPAWEPAYRWRGDYLPLVDEPVDGVAVCANDRRDDVAAHGADFAPPHRARRIRALLADGAEPSTVHTDDRLPAGPLYRLLDRLDPDRLDEPARALLLRLRGWDRAMAAGSAGAGAYAAWRAALARRLRVHPRLRGLDEPCGFDELFAPWTDPAARIGLALDHLAAAFDLAEPAAEALAEVAAGPAPGEWGSRHLLHPVHLGVAPAITDAVTAMRRRVALGGDTDCVLATSSVPGISDACWRGPVARYVWDLTDRAASRWIVPFGASGRPDDPHFADQLTHWAAGTLIPVPDGPLTGDETT
- a CDS encoding GNAT family N-acetyltransferase; protein product: MIHLERIPGLGELALEPVRPDRHADLLHGWVIRPRNRFWGMGSHTVDEVREIYAFVDGLDTHHAYLIRLDGEPIGLFQTYQPEADPVGERYPVQPGDVGTHLLLDAPRPYPGSLTGAVFPALIRFLLRDPAARRVVVEPDVRNDAMLRRLRIEGFTLGDEIDMPDKRARLAFLTRDRFEADHPPA